One part of the Malus sylvestris chromosome 2, drMalSylv7.2, whole genome shotgun sequence genome encodes these proteins:
- the LOC126612293 gene encoding rust resistance kinase Lr10-like, with product MCIIFIIIISEMQKLIISSFCILILVFFKLVEASQYVCAKSNCSNDQGPAIHFPLNIRRTHHCGNSGLECNGRYEQQILIKLFVKDTDYKRQEIQVYSPSNCLLLKLVEIPNMPPSPFVPVVDYMINFINVTLFSCPTSVAIRDTYGCQVPCLGDRGKRTYAIDSGVYFETLFQNLESCTKMYDVLSVPIADEYYVFRFKWSIPNCRKCGEGKKCEWQNNEIKCLPWRKPSNTWKKVVTGGILCALLLVLLTIAAYRVYSADRKEKESRLRIERFLEDYKALKPSRYSYADIKRITNQFKDKLGEGAYGTVFKGMLSSEFFIAVKVLNSSKGDGEEFVNEVRTMGHIHHVNVARLVGFCADGFVRALVYEFFPNGSLQDFISSADSKNSFLGWDKLQDIALGIAKGIEYLHQGCDLRILHFDIKPHNVLLDQNFTPKISDFGLAKLCSKDQSLVSMTTARGTMGYIAPEVFSRNFGNVSYKADVYSFGMLLLEMVGGRKNIGSITDNTTNEIYYPQWIYNLLEEGDDLRIHIGEEGDGKIPKKLAIIGLWCIQWHPSDRPSMKIVVQMLEGGGESLSMPPNPFVPTGSTTRNARHLELEAIAELE from the exons atgtgcattatttttattattattatctcaGAAATGCAGAAATTGATCATCTCTTCCTTCTGCATATTGATACTGGTTTTCTTCAAACTAGTTGAAGCAAGCCAATATGTGTGCGCGAAATCCAACTGTAGCAATGATCAAGGCCCGGCTATCCATTTCCCATTGAACATCAGGCGCACACATCATTGTGGAAATTCTGGGCTTGAATGCAATGGGAGATATGAGCAGCAAATactaataaaattatttgtcaaAGACACAGATTACAAGCGTCAGGAAATCCAAGTCTATTCCCCAAGTAACTGCCTGCTGCTAAAGCTTGTTGAAATCCCAAACATGCCACCCTCTCCCTTCGTGCCAGTAGTCGATTACATGATTAATTTCATAAACGTTACCTTATTCAGTTGTCCTACTTCTGTTGCAATACGAGATACGTATGGTTGTCAAGTCCCCTGCCTTGGCGACCGTGGCAAGAGAACTTATGCCATTGATTCTGGGGTTTATTTTGAAACTCTCTTCCAGAATCTAGAATCCTGTACAAAAATGTATGATGTTTTATCAGTTCCAATAGCCGATGAATATTATGTTTTTCGTTTCAAATGGTCTATACCAAATTGCAGAAAATGTGGAGAGGGAAAGAAGTGTGAATGGCAGAACAATGAAATTAAATGTCTTCCCTGGAGGAAACCAA GCAACACATGGAAAAAAGTGGTTACAGGTGGAATCCTGTGTGCTTTGCTTCTTGTTCTACTGACGATTGCAGCATATCGGGTATATAGCGCTGAtagaaaggagaaagagagtcgATTAAGAATTGAAAGATTCTTGGAGGACTACAAAGCACTCAAACCAAGCAGGTATTCGTACGCAGATATTAAGAGGATTACAAATCAATTCAAGGACAAGTTGGGCGAAGGAGCCTATGGAACTGTCTTCAAAGGAATGCTCTCTTCTGAATTCTTCATTGCTGTCAAAGTCCTCAACAGTTCCAAGGGAGATGGGGAAGAGTTCGTAAATGAAGTGCGAACGATGGGTCATATCCACCACGTAAACGTGGCTCGCTTGGTTGGATTTTGTGCTGATGGATTTGTACGAGCTCTTGTTTACGAGTTCTTCCCCAATGGTTCCCTGCAGGATTTCATTTCATCTGCAGATAGTAAGAATTCATTTCTTGGTTGGGATAAGCTACAAGATATTGCCCTAGGCATAGCCAAAGGAATTGAATATCTTCACCAGGGATGCGATCTACGAATCCTGCATTTCGACATCAAACCCCATAATGTTTTGCTAGACCAAAACTTCACTCCAAAAATTTCTGATTTTGGTTTGGCCAAGTTATGTTCCAAGGATCAAAGCTTGGTGTCCATGACTACAGCAAGGGGGACCATGGGCTACATTGCACCTGAAGTGTTCTCCAGGAATTTCGGAAATGTGTCGTACAAGGCAGATGTTTATAGCTTTGGAATGCTACTGCTTGAGATGgtaggaggaaggaagaatatTGGTTCAATCACGGATAACACTACAAATGAAATTTACTATCCACAGTGGATTTATAATCTTCTAGAGGAAGGGGATGACCTACGAATCCACATTGGGGAAGAAGGAGATGGTAAAATTCCAAAGAAACTTGCAATTATAGGGCTATGGTGTATCCAGTGGCACCCGTCGGATCGTCCTTCCATGAAAATAGTGGTTCAGATGttagaaggaggaggagaaagctTGAGTATGCCGCCTAATCCCTTTGTGCCTACTGGTTCTACAACTAGGAATGCAAGACACCTAGAGCTAGAAGCTATTGCTGAATTAGAGTAA